A genome region from Deltaproteobacteria bacterium CG11_big_fil_rev_8_21_14_0_20_42_23 includes the following:
- a CDS encoding NAD-dependent dehydratase, with the protein MLKNNLSSQILPERVVIIGAGGFVGSAITKSFRRRNAQVVALVRKDIDLLAENAVEQLKLMLRKNDALVVISAQAPTKNSAMLIDNLRMMAVVCDALSSNPVEHVTYISSDAVYADASTPLNETSCAQPTSLHGVMHLARETMLADAYKGSLCILRPTLIYGANDPHNGYGPNRFRRLAHQGEDIILFGEGEERRDHVYIDDVAEIATKCICSRSEGVLNIATGELISFWDLAKKVIAISSKSVEIITTPRVGLMPHGGYRAFDVALTTQVFPDFNYTPLDIGLALSQSQEFHDG; encoded by the coding sequence ATGCTCAAAAATAATCTTTCATCGCAGATTTTACCTGAACGTGTTGTTATTATTGGTGCAGGTGGTTTTGTTGGAAGTGCTATTACAAAAAGTTTTCGTAGACGCAATGCGCAAGTTGTTGCTCTGGTACGCAAGGATATTGATCTCCTTGCTGAAAATGCAGTTGAGCAACTGAAACTGATGTTACGAAAAAATGATGCTCTTGTTGTGATTTCGGCTCAGGCTCCTACAAAAAATTCTGCCATGCTTATCGACAATTTACGTATGATGGCTGTGGTGTGTGACGCGTTAAGCTCAAATCCTGTGGAGCATGTTACCTATATAAGTTCTGATGCGGTTTATGCGGATGCAAGCACTCCATTAAATGAAACTTCCTGTGCACAACCAACGAGCTTGCATGGTGTTATGCATCTTGCCAGAGAAACTATGTTGGCTGATGCTTACAAGGGATCGTTGTGCATTCTTCGCCCAACTTTAATTTATGGTGCGAACGATCCACATAATGGTTATGGGCCGAATCGTTTTCGACGTCTCGCCCATCAAGGGGAAGATATTATTCTTTTTGGTGAAGGTGAAGAACGACGCGATCATGTTTATATTGATGATGTAGCAGAGATTGCCACAAAGTGCATATGTTCAAGAAGTGAAGGTGTTTTAAATATTGCAACAGGTGAGCTTATTTCATTTTGGGATCTTGCTAAGAAGGTTATTGCGATCTCTTCCAAATCTGTGGAAATAATAACTACTCCTAGAGTAGGTCTGATGCCTCATGGTGGTTATCGCGCTTTTGATGTTGCCTTGACTACCCAAGTTTTTCCGGATTTCAATTATACTCCCTTAGATATTGGTTTGGCCTTGAGCCAAAGTCAGGAGTTTCATGATGGCTGA
- a CDS encoding alpha-ketoacid dehydrogenase subunit beta, which produces MTEQKRIMSFGNAIREGLTEAAVRDASVLFMAEGLTDPSSVFGTTADIGKHIDSKRMIEMPLSENGLCGVAIGSAMMGKRPVISFHRVEFALLAIEQIVNNAAKAHYVSNGKHKVPMVIRLIVGRGWGQGPEHSQSIEAIFSHFPGLKVIMPTYPDDAKGLIIAAVEDENPVIVIEHRWCHYVNGHVPEGYYVEPIDGPRKVHPGKDLTIVATSYMTLEAVRAAKALETLGYSASVFDLRVLRPLKLDRIFESVQQTGRLLTIDTGFKQYGVGSEIVSSVVDHCFSELKVAPMRMGLPDHPTPSSRGLIQNFYPDSISILRNIQHMLGLDKSDIEAVISELIVQRGGLAIDVPDAFFKGPF; this is translated from the coding sequence ATGACAGAACAAAAACGAATAATGAGTTTTGGCAATGCTATCAGAGAGGGGCTAACTGAAGCTGCTGTGCGTGATGCTTCTGTCTTATTCATGGCTGAAGGACTAACTGATCCATCATCTGTATTTGGTACCACGGCAGATATTGGAAAACATATTGATTCTAAGCGCATGATTGAAATGCCATTATCAGAAAACGGATTATGTGGTGTGGCTATTGGTTCGGCGATGATGGGAAAACGGCCTGTAATCAGCTTTCATCGAGTAGAGTTTGCATTGTTGGCGATAGAACAAATTGTGAACAATGCGGCAAAGGCTCATTATGTGAGCAATGGGAAACATAAAGTCCCCATGGTTATTCGCTTGATAGTGGGGCGCGGCTGGGGGCAAGGACCCGAACATTCCCAAAGTATCGAAGCAATATTTTCTCATTTTCCAGGCCTAAAAGTAATCATGCCGACCTATCCAGATGATGCAAAAGGGTTGATCATTGCAGCCGTGGAAGATGAAAATCCAGTAATTGTTATTGAACATCGTTGGTGTCATTACGTGAATGGGCATGTTCCGGAAGGATATTATGTAGAGCCTATAGATGGGCCTCGAAAGGTGCATCCTGGTAAGGATTTAACTATTGTAGCCACGTCATACATGACCTTGGAGGCCGTACGTGCAGCCAAAGCGCTTGAAACTCTGGGATATTCAGCATCCGTCTTTGATCTGCGCGTATTACGACCGCTTAAGCTTGACAGAATATTTGAATCTGTACAACAGACGGGACGTTTGCTGACAATAGATACTGGATTCAAACAATATGGTGTTGGTTCTGAGATTGTTTCGAGTGTTGTGGACCATTGTTTTTCAGAACTCAAAGTTGCTCCAATGAGGATGGGACTTCCAGATCATCCTACACCAAGTTCGCGGGGACTTATTCAAAACTTCTATCCAGACTCAATTTCCATATTACGTAACATACAACACATGTTGGGGCTTGATAAATCCGATATCGAAGCTGTGATAAGTGAACTGATTGTCCAGCGTGGGGGACTCGCGATTGATGTGCCGGATGCTTTTTTTAAGGGGCCGTTTTAA
- a CDS encoding acetoin dehydrogenase has protein sequence MYRKMLRIRMIEEGIVERYAEQEMRCPVHLSIGQEAAAVGVCHNLKHTDRVFSTHRCHAHYLAMDGNLKAMLAEIYGKAEGCMGGRGGSMHLADHAKGLIASVPIVGSSIPLAVGTALSDHIDGNQNVSVAFFGDGSVEEGVFHESANFASLHKLPVLFVCENNFFSVYTPLKDRQPPRKLVDLALAHGMKFASADGNDVSAVFNASREAVLHARNGNGPTFLLFDTYRWRAHCGTDFDNNIGYRDEAEFQEWRLRCPIDNCKVKLQDLNLLSAEYEESLVLEFKKEIDSAFEFAKSAPLPESSQAQTHVYV, from the coding sequence ATGTATCGTAAAATGCTCAGAATTCGAATGATCGAAGAGGGTATAGTTGAACGTTATGCAGAGCAGGAAATGCGTTGTCCTGTTCATCTTTCCATTGGTCAAGAAGCAGCGGCAGTTGGTGTATGTCATAATCTAAAACATACAGACCGAGTATTTAGTACTCATCGTTGTCATGCACATTATCTTGCGATGGATGGAAATCTAAAGGCTATGTTAGCAGAGATTTATGGTAAGGCTGAAGGTTGTATGGGAGGGCGTGGAGGTTCTATGCATCTTGCTGATCATGCCAAAGGTCTTATTGCGAGCGTGCCAATTGTTGGGAGTTCCATTCCTCTTGCAGTTGGAACAGCTCTTTCAGATCATATTGATGGAAACCAGAATGTGAGTGTTGCTTTTTTTGGTGATGGTTCCGTTGAAGAGGGTGTTTTTCATGAAAGTGCCAACTTTGCAAGCTTGCATAAGTTACCAGTACTCTTTGTTTGTGAGAATAATTTTTTTTCAGTGTACACACCGTTAAAAGATCGACAGCCACCACGAAAGCTTGTTGATCTTGCTCTTGCCCATGGGATGAAGTTTGCGTCCGCTGATGGCAATGATGTGAGTGCTGTTTTCAATGCAAGCCGAGAAGCAGTGTTGCACGCACGAAATGGTAATGGTCCAACTTTTTTGTTATTTGACACCTATAGATGGCGCGCACATTGCGGTACTGATTTTGATAATAACATTGGATATCGTGATGAGGCAGAATTTCAAGAATGGCGTTTGCGTTGTCCAATTGATAATTGCAAAGTAAAGCTACAGGACCTTAACTTGTTATCAGCTGAGTATGAAGAATCTTTGGTACTTGAATTCAAAAAAGAAATTGATAGTGCATTTGAATTCGCGAAATCTGCACCATTGCCAGAATCGTCTCAGGCTCAGACTCACGTATATGTTTGA
- a CDS encoding oxidoreductase, with the protein MRVIIVGLGVQGNKRRAVAGKEVVATVDPVHPEADYCSLADVPLNLYDAALVCTPDDAKIELLTHLLSNGKHLLVEKPLFATNNSVLETLAKTAALNNAVCYTAYNHRFEPHFVRMKQVIDSGKLGKIYCVRMFYGNGTARLVRDSAWRDQGAGVLPDLGSHLLDTVLFWFGKPSAPFEIYSCNRFENLSFDHFSFGANGMPVLQLEMTLLNWRNHFYADVFAEKGSAHIQSLCKWGPSTFTLRDRKLPSGRPDDEAITLVQADPTWELEYQHFKRLCTKGESNIENDMWINSVLSDLTQRSLGPIL; encoded by the coding sequence ATGCGGGTGATTATTGTTGGTCTTGGAGTACAAGGAAATAAGCGTCGCGCGGTTGCAGGCAAAGAAGTTGTTGCTACAGTTGATCCCGTGCATCCTGAGGCAGATTATTGTTCGCTAGCTGACGTTCCGCTCAATTTGTATGATGCAGCACTCGTTTGTACGCCGGATGATGCCAAGATTGAGTTACTGACTCATTTGTTAAGTAATGGGAAACATCTCTTAGTTGAAAAACCGCTTTTTGCAACTAACAACAGCGTGCTTGAAACTTTGGCAAAAACCGCAGCTCTCAATAATGCGGTCTGTTACACTGCTTACAACCATCGCTTCGAACCGCACTTTGTGCGCATGAAACAAGTCATTGACTCTGGAAAATTAGGGAAGATCTATTGTGTTCGCATGTTCTACGGTAACGGTACTGCGCGTCTAGTGCGAGATTCAGCTTGGCGTGATCAAGGTGCAGGGGTGTTACCAGATTTAGGTTCGCATCTTCTTGACACTGTATTGTTTTGGTTTGGTAAACCATCTGCTCCATTCGAAATTTATTCCTGTAACCGTTTCGAAAACCTTTCTTTTGATCATTTTTCATTTGGTGCTAACGGAATGCCAGTTTTGCAATTGGAAATGACCTTGCTAAATTGGCGTAACCATTTCTATGCAGATGTGTTTGCTGAAAAGGGAAGTGCGCATATTCAGTCGCTTTGCAAATGGGGACCAAGTACATTTACATTGCGTGATCGTAAACTGCCAAGTGGAAGACCAGATGACGAAGCAATAACTTTAGTACAAGCAGATCCAACTTGGGAATTGGAATACCAGCACTTCAAGCGCTTGTGTACAAAGGGTGAAAGTAATATTGAAAATGATATGTGGATTAATTCCGTACTTAGCGATCTTACGCAACGTTCATTAGGACCAATTTTATGA
- a CDS encoding cell wall biogenesis protein, producing MTSYTISYSALSTEVAQHKAELMSAVEGVLDSGRYILGPEVEGFEHEFAEYCQAKFAFGVSNGTSALHLVLRGIGLVPGDEVITVPNSFIATVSPIALAGAKPVFVDIGDDGNMDPQRLEDAITDRTRAIIPVHLTGRPAKMNDILAIAQKRNLFVLEDAAQAVGASLDGKRVGSWGHAACFSLHPLKNLHAFGDGGMITSQDPDLIALLPRLRNHGLANREQCDFWSFNSRLDSMHAAMLRIQLRYLDEWTEARRKLAFRYNDLLHPYVEVPNEGLGERCVFQTYVIKAERRNELKQYLNEHGVEALIHYETPIHLQPAAKSLGYSASDFPKTMKHVSKILSLPLHSNLSETQQDRVVELISNFYT from the coding sequence ATGACAAGCTATACTATATCCTATTCCGCTTTGTCTACAGAAGTTGCCCAACATAAAGCTGAACTTATGTCTGCTGTGGAAGGGGTTCTTGACAGTGGACGTTACATACTAGGACCTGAGGTGGAAGGCTTTGAACATGAATTTGCGGAATATTGCCAAGCGAAATTTGCATTTGGAGTTTCTAATGGAACTTCTGCTTTGCACTTGGTTCTCAGGGGAATTGGTCTTGTTCCCGGTGATGAGGTTATCACTGTTCCAAACTCATTTATTGCAACGGTTTCGCCTATTGCACTTGCTGGTGCTAAACCAGTTTTTGTAGATATAGGTGACGATGGAAATATGGATCCACAGCGTTTGGAAGATGCTATTACAGATCGTACTCGTGCTATTATCCCAGTTCATCTGACGGGTCGACCAGCAAAGATGAATGACATTCTTGCGATAGCGCAAAAACGAAATCTTTTTGTATTGGAAGATGCGGCTCAGGCTGTGGGCGCATCGCTCGATGGCAAACGCGTTGGAAGTTGGGGGCATGCTGCATGTTTCAGTTTACACCCACTCAAAAACCTACACGCATTTGGTGATGGAGGAATGATTACGAGTCAAGATCCTGATCTGATCGCCTTGCTGCCAAGACTTCGCAATCATGGATTGGCAAATCGAGAACAATGTGATTTTTGGAGTTTTAATAGTAGATTGGATTCGATGCATGCCGCAATGCTTCGCATACAATTGCGATATCTCGATGAATGGACAGAAGCAAGGCGAAAACTGGCTTTCCGCTATAATGATCTCTTGCATCCCTATGTTGAGGTTCCAAATGAAGGCCTTGGTGAACGGTGTGTTTTCCAAACGTATGTGATAAAAGCGGAAAGACGTAATGAACTTAAACAATATTTAAATGAACATGGAGTTGAAGCTCTGATACATTATGAGACACCGATTCATTTGCAACCTGCAGCAAAAAGTTTAGGATACTCAGCATCTGATTTCCCCAAAACTATGAAACATGTAAGCAAAATATTGAGTCTTCCTTTGCATTCAAATTTATCTGAAACTCAGCAAGATCGCGTTGTTGAATTAATTTCTAACTTTTACACATAA
- a CDS encoding methyltransferase — MAEIELLKSLPKGKRNVKSREAAKTDEHIRISREYGEMYFDGPREYGYGGYHYDGRWQPVAKDIINHFGLKPGDRVLDIGCAKGFLVKDLCALGIDAYGLDISSYALMHCEPEVVGRLQLGSADYLPFPDDSFTAALSINTVHNLDRADCVKAIHEMQRVAPRHGYVQVDAYRTEREKEVFLDWVLTAKTHGTPEQWIQLLKEADYRGDYYWTILEVDPEWTTWDETKFR; from the coding sequence ATGGCTGAAATTGAACTACTCAAATCATTGCCAAAAGGTAAGCGCAACGTCAAGTCCAGAGAGGCTGCAAAGACTGATGAACATATACGTATTTCGAGGGAGTATGGTGAAATGTATTTCGATGGTCCTCGCGAATATGGGTATGGTGGTTATCATTATGATGGTCGCTGGCAACCGGTAGCCAAAGACATTATCAACCATTTTGGATTGAAGCCAGGTGATCGAGTGCTCGATATTGGATGTGCTAAAGGTTTTCTTGTGAAGGATCTCTGTGCATTAGGCATTGATGCCTATGGATTGGACATCTCGTCTTACGCCTTAATGCACTGTGAACCTGAAGTTGTTGGCCGTTTGCAACTTGGTAGTGCTGATTACCTGCCATTTCCAGATGATAGCTTCACTGCAGCACTCTCAATCAATACTGTACATAATCTTGACCGTGCCGATTGTGTCAAAGCCATCCACGAAATGCAACGGGTTGCACCTCGGCATGGTTATGTTCAAGTGGACGCATATCGTACGGAAAGAGAAAAGGAAGTTTTTCTTGACTGGGTACTTACAGCAAAAACACATGGAACTCCCGAACAATGGATACAATTATTGAAGGAAGCTGATTATAGAGGAGACTACTATTGGACTATTCTTGAGGTGGATCCTGAGTGGACGACATGGGACGAAACGAAATTTCGTTGA
- a CDS encoding glycosyltransferase, TIGR04372 family protein: MKFLNFILILHQYKKSYHGGQKMLLRKLYQILQFLFVLPLTLPFFLFMRLFRRWLLIRIMPLYSSRIGHIALNTEVHLCERDAGINVPKECHINLYYHAYKPANKQLALMLGRCLRVWPSWLLRPVFILNSFFPGGLIHEIGENTSYDRDVYNLYERIPPHLSFTAKEELRGKEGLRIMGIPSDAEFICLIARDSAYLNTELPGQWDYHDYRDVDVQNYVLAAEALANLGYYVIRMGAVVKEPIHSSHPKVIDYATNGMRDDFMDVYLGAKCLFCISVGTGFDAIPQVFRRPIAYVNMVPIGYFATFLKNTVGICKKYKLVSEQRFLTFKEIFSRGVGFFGTTSDYQAQGIEVIENTPEEIKSLVIEMLERLKGVWKPEQNDDDLQRRFWKIFPVDAKDGCRPLHGKICARYGAQFLREKQDWLE; encoded by the coding sequence ATGAAATTTTTGAACTTTATATTGATATTGCACCAATATAAAAAAAGTTATCATGGTGGACAGAAAATGTTGTTGCGCAAATTATACCAAATACTTCAATTTCTTTTTGTTTTGCCTCTGACCTTACCATTTTTTCTTTTCATGCGTCTTTTTCGGCGCTGGTTACTTATCAGAATAATGCCATTGTACAGTTCCAGAATTGGGCATATTGCGCTTAACACAGAAGTACATCTTTGTGAGCGTGATGCGGGAATTAATGTCCCAAAAGAATGTCATATAAACTTGTATTATCATGCCTATAAGCCAGCCAACAAACAGTTGGCACTTATGTTGGGGCGCTGTTTGAGGGTTTGGCCATCTTGGTTATTGAGGCCAGTCTTTATACTGAACAGCTTTTTTCCGGGGGGATTAATTCACGAGATCGGAGAAAATACTTCTTATGATCGGGATGTATATAATCTGTACGAACGCATTCCTCCACATCTTAGTTTTACAGCGAAAGAAGAACTTCGTGGGAAAGAAGGTTTGCGAATAATGGGCATTCCTTCAGATGCTGAATTCATTTGTTTGATTGCCAGGGATAGTGCGTATTTAAATACAGAACTTCCTGGTCAATGGGATTATCACGATTATCGGGATGTTGATGTTCAGAATTATGTTTTGGCGGCAGAAGCACTTGCAAATCTTGGCTACTATGTGATTCGCATGGGCGCAGTAGTTAAAGAACCTATTCACTCGAGTCATCCAAAAGTAATTGATTATGCCACCAATGGAATGCGGGATGATTTTATGGATGTTTACCTTGGTGCAAAGTGCTTGTTTTGTATTAGTGTCGGTACTGGTTTTGATGCAATCCCTCAGGTGTTTAGAAGACCAATAGCCTATGTAAACATGGTGCCTATTGGATATTTTGCAACTTTTCTAAAAAACACTGTGGGGATATGTAAAAAATATAAATTAGTATCAGAGCAGCGATTTCTTACTTTCAAAGAAATATTTAGCCGTGGAGTTGGTTTTTTTGGAACAACTTCTGACTATCAAGCTCAAGGTATTGAGGTCATTGAAAACACGCCCGAGGAAATTAAATCACTTGTGATTGAAATGCTAGAGCGCTTGAAAGGTGTCTGGAAACCTGAACAAAATGATGATGATTTGCAACGGCGTTTTTGGAAAATTTTTCCAGTGGATGCTAAGGATGGGTGCAGGCCGCTTCATGGAAAAATTTGTGCTCGTTATGGTGCCCAATTTCTACGTGAAAAACAGGATTGGTTAGAGTGA
- a CDS encoding transcriptional regulator, protein MKVQYSYLKEQFSNPMEVYFEDLRPLIASGEFTFGPFVEAFEKKFASYIGAKHVIGTSNGTDALILSLKSLGLKAGDEVITVPNTFYATVGSIVAIGACPVFVDCNERYQIDAEKIEAAISSKTKAILPVHWAGCSPDIEAVLDIAQKYGLDVVEDACPATGATINGKFAGTFGKVNAFSMHPLKPLNVMGDGGLIATNDDSVAEFIRIYQNHGMVDRDHNSMWGINSRLQPIQAVIASRVLDEIEDSIRARNRNASRLDEGLKQLEGRIQVPLRPQTNREVYQLYQIGAKRREELLPYLISKGIEAKIHYPVPLHLQKAAEELGYKTGDFPVCERQAGEIVTLPAHQYITEEQVDYMVSVMCEFYS, encoded by the coding sequence ATGAAAGTGCAATACTCTTATCTTAAAGAACAATTTTCAAATCCGATGGAGGTCTACTTCGAAGACCTTCGTCCATTGATAGCTTCGGGTGAGTTTACCTTTGGACCTTTTGTAGAAGCATTTGAAAAAAAGTTTGCTTCATATATTGGTGCGAAACATGTGATAGGTACCTCAAATGGAACGGATGCATTAATCCTTTCTCTTAAATCATTGGGGCTCAAAGCGGGTGACGAAGTTATCACAGTTCCCAATACGTTCTATGCGACAGTAGGTTCAATTGTTGCTATTGGTGCATGTCCTGTTTTTGTTGATTGTAATGAACGTTATCAAATTGATGCTGAAAAGATTGAAGCAGCAATTTCTTCAAAGACAAAGGCGATTCTTCCCGTTCATTGGGCTGGATGCTCTCCTGATATCGAAGCAGTTTTGGACATTGCACAAAAATATGGTTTGGACGTCGTTGAAGATGCTTGTCCAGCAACCGGAGCCACAATAAATGGGAAATTTGCTGGGACGTTTGGAAAGGTGAACGCATTTAGTATGCATCCCTTAAAACCTCTTAACGTGATGGGAGATGGTGGACTTATTGCAACCAATGATGACAGTGTTGCTGAGTTTATTCGCATCTATCAAAACCATGGTATGGTTGACAGAGATCACAACTCCATGTGGGGAATTAATTCACGCCTGCAGCCTATCCAGGCTGTGATTGCCAGCCGCGTATTAGATGAAATTGAAGATTCAATTAGGGCTCGTAATAGAAACGCTTCTCGATTGGATGAAGGATTGAAACAATTAGAGGGGAGAATTCAGGTTCCTCTTCGGCCGCAAACAAACCGTGAAGTGTATCAACTCTACCAAATTGGAGCTAAGAGACGAGAAGAGCTTCTTCCTTACCTCATCTCTAAGGGGATAGAGGCAAAAATTCATTATCCCGTTCCTCTTCACTTGCAAAAGGCTGCAGAAGAGCTTGGTTATAAAACTGGAGATTTTCCTGTTTGTGAACGGCAAGCGGGAGAGATTGTTACATTACCTGCACACCAATATATTACTGAGGAACAAGTTGACTATATGGTGTCAGTTATGTGCGAATTTTACAGTTAA
- a CDS encoding GDP-mannose dehydrogenase, with protein MITSTPIIGYVGMTHLGLNSAVAAADKGFEVVCYDPDLSRVSALKKSELPVVEPDLPELLKKNVQRIMFTADPRELTSCGVVYIAQDVPTDEFGKSDLSKIDALINQVDMVLHADVAMIVLCQVPPGFTRARMRSGRTMYYQVETLIFGRAMERARFPERFIVGCAEPDQPLLSTFRTFLESFDCPILPMRYESAELAKISINMCLVASVGVANTMAEVCEHVGADWSEIVPALKLDKRIGQYSYLAPGLGISGGNLERDLATVLTLSKKHETDGGIVSAWVANSGHCKDWAWRTLKKYMLAQNPAAKIAVLGLAYKEDTHSTKNSPSLLLLSHLLDYSVVVYDPVVSPSHAGISFKAASNALKAVEDADVVCIMTPWGEFKKLLPLELASQMRGRLLIDPYKVIESKAAKNAGLQHVTLGVAPEGI; from the coding sequence ATGATTACATCTACTCCAATCATTGGTTATGTGGGAATGACTCACCTTGGACTTAATTCTGCTGTGGCAGCTGCAGACAAGGGTTTTGAAGTTGTGTGTTACGATCCCGATTTATCACGTGTTAGTGCGCTCAAGAAGAGTGAATTGCCAGTTGTTGAACCTGATCTCCCTGAACTACTCAAGAAGAATGTACAGCGTATCATGTTTACCGCAGACCCACGCGAATTGACTTCTTGCGGTGTAGTTTATATCGCACAGGATGTGCCAACTGATGAATTTGGTAAAAGTGATTTGTCTAAAATTGACGCTCTCATTAATCAGGTTGATATGGTGTTGCATGCAGATGTTGCGATGATTGTTCTCTGCCAAGTGCCGCCTGGTTTTACTCGCGCCCGAATGCGTTCTGGACGTACAATGTATTATCAAGTCGAGACCTTAATTTTTGGTCGTGCTATGGAGCGTGCGCGTTTTCCCGAACGCTTTATTGTTGGTTGTGCCGAACCCGATCAACCGTTGTTGTCAACATTTAGAACTTTTCTTGAAAGCTTTGACTGTCCGATTTTGCCGATGCGATATGAAAGTGCAGAGCTTGCAAAAATTTCCATCAACATGTGTTTGGTTGCGTCAGTTGGAGTAGCTAATACTATGGCTGAAGTGTGTGAACATGTGGGAGCCGACTGGTCTGAAATTGTACCAGCGCTTAAACTTGATAAACGTATTGGTCAATATTCATATCTTGCTCCAGGGCTTGGAATTTCTGGAGGCAACTTGGAGCGTGATCTCGCAACGGTACTTACGCTTTCTAAAAAACATGAAACAGATGGTGGTATTGTTTCCGCCTGGGTTGCCAACAGTGGTCACTGCAAAGACTGGGCTTGGAGAACTCTTAAAAAATATATGCTTGCACAAAATCCAGCGGCTAAAATTGCTGTACTCGGGTTAGCTTACAAGGAAGATACACATAGCACGAAAAACTCTCCATCGTTGTTACTCCTTTCTCATTTGCTAGATTATTCTGTTGTAGTTTATGATCCTGTTGTTTCTCCATCTCATGCTGGAATTTCGTTTAAGGCTGCATCGAATGCTCTAAAAGCAGTTGAAGATGCAGATGTCGTTTGCATCATGACTCCATGGGGAGAATTTAAAAAACTCCTCCCATTAGAACTTGCTAGCCAGATGCGAGGACGTTTACTTATAGATCCTTATAAGGTCATTGAGAGCAAAGCGGCGAAAAATGCTGGGTTACAGCATGTTACGCTCGGTGTTGCTCCAGAAGGAATTTAA